The nucleotide sequence AAAGCTGTTCCGGCGTTCCTTCTTCGACGATCTTCCCGTCTTCCATAAAAACAACGCGGTCGGAAATATCACGCGCAAACTGGAGCTCATGGGTCACAATCAGCATCGTGTTTCCTTCGTCCGCCACTTTTCGGATCGTTGCCAGCACTTCATCCACCAGCTCTGGATCCAGCGAGGAAGTCGGTTCATCAAACAGCAATACTTCCGGGTCCAGCGCGAGTGCCCGCGCAATGCCGACCCGCTGCTGCTGCCCGCCTGACAATTGGGCGGGATAATGGTCCAGCCGGTTCGCCAGTCCGACCCGTTCCAGAATTTCGATGCTCTGTTTTTTGGCTTCTGCTTTATGTATTCGCTTGACGCTGGTCAACCCGATCATGACGTTTTGCAGCACCGTAAAATTCTTGAATAGGTTGTATTGCTGGAACACCATGCCTGTCGAATTCCGTAAGGAAACGATATCCGCTTTTTTGGCGGATTGGGCATCCACTCGTTTCCCGCCGATTTCCACAATTCCGCGGGTTGGCTCCTCCAGAAAATTAATGCAGCGCAGGAGCGTTGATTTGCCAGAGCCGCTTGGCCCCAAAATCGAGACCACTTCGCCTTTCTGGACGTTCAAGTCGATGCCTTTCAGGACATGCTGGCGCTCGAAATACTTATGGACATTTTCCAATTTAATCATCAGGCAATCCCTCTTTCATATCTGCGTGCCCGTTTCTCCACTTTTACAAGCAAACGCTCCACCGCTATGCAAAGAATCCAGTAGACGATTGAGACCGCGATGTACACTTCAAAAAATGCCAAGCCGCGCGAACCGAGAATTTTGGCTTCTCCCATGATGTCAATGACGCCAATGATAAACACAAGAGACGTATCCTTAATCGTGCTGATAAACATATTTCCAAGGTTCGGTATAGCTGTGGCTAAGGCCTGCGGGAAAATGACCTTGAGCATCATCTGGGCCGGCGTCATCCCGATCGATTTGGCCGCTTCAAACTGTCCTCGGTCAACCGATTCAATTGCGGAGCGGATCGTCTCAGACAAATATGCTCCCAGATTCACGGAAAACGCCAATAGCGCATAAACTTCGGG is from Planococcus liqunii and encodes:
- a CDS encoding amino acid ABC transporter ATP-binding protein; this encodes MIKLENVHKYFERQHVLKGIDLNVQKGEVVSILGPSGSGKSTLLRCINFLEEPTRGIVEIGGKRVDAQSAKKADIVSLRNSTGMVFQQYNLFKNFTVLQNVMIGLTSVKRIHKAEAKKQSIEILERVGLANRLDHYPAQLSGGQQQRVGIARALALDPEVLLFDEPTSSLDPELVDEVLATIRKVADEGNTMLIVTHELQFARDISDRVVFMEDGKIVEEGTPEQLFNNPKVERTKQFLSRANRNN
- a CDS encoding amino acid ABC transporter permease; this encodes MENLLDINFLIESFPAIISRLPVTIGIAVGSLILSLFIGVATALIKIYRVPVLRVISAIYVSFIRGTPLLVQIYLVFYGIPKIIYYVQIEYGWLQSADVNSIPPEVYALLAFSVNLGAYLSETIRSAIESVDRGQFEAAKSIGMTPAQMMLKVIFPQALATAIPNLGNMFISTIKDTSLVFIIGVIDIMGEAKILGSRGLAFFEVYIAVSIVYWILCIAVERLLVKVEKRARRYERGIA